The following are encoded in a window of Magnolia sinica isolate HGM2019 chromosome 11, MsV1, whole genome shotgun sequence genomic DNA:
- the LOC131218497 gene encoding glucan endo-1,3-beta-D-glucosidase translates to MAKLLPASSFFFSLSLLLLAFRSANSQSFIGVNYGQVANNLPPPEMTAKLLQSTSIGKVRLYGADPAMIKALANTGIAIVIGTSNGEIPALASDPTVANQWIASNVLPFYPSSKIAVITVGNEVLTSGDQGLISQIFPAMQNLQNALNAVSLGGKIKISTVHSMAVLKQSDPPSTGSFDPGFADAMKQMLGFLHDTGSPFAINPYPYFAYRSDPRPETLAFCLFQQNAGRFDAGSKITYMNMFDAQVDAIRAALNAMGYKDMEIVVAETGWPYQGDSNEVGASIDNAKAFNGNLIQHLRSMVGTPLMPGKSVDTYLFALYDENLKPGPTSERSFGLFKPDLTMTYDVGLAKSSQATPTNPAPSQTPTNPSPSTTPTNPSPSGKPAGWCMPKAGTSDAELQANLDYACGQGIDCSAIQPGGACYMPNTVASHAAYAMNLLYQSSGRNPWNCDFSQTASLTSTNPSYGTCTYRGS, encoded by the exons ATGGCCAAGCTTCTTCCAGcgtcttccttcttcttctctctttcccttcttcTACTAGCCTTCCGCTCTGCAA ACTCGCAGTCCTTCATCGGCGTAAACTACGGGCAGGTTGCCAACAACCTACCCCCACCGGAGATGACGGCAAAGCTCCTCCAGTCAACCTCCATCGGAAAAGTCAGGCTCTACGGCGCCGATCCGGCGATGATCAAGGCCCTCGCAAACACCGGCATCGCGATCGTCATCGGCACATCCAACGGCGAGATCCCAGCCCTAGCTTCCGATCCAACGGTCGCCAATCAGTGGATCGCATCCAACGTCCTACCCTTCTACCCTTCCAGCAAAATCGCCGTCATCACCGTCGGCAACGAAGTGCTGACGTCAGGCGACCAGGGCCTCATCTCCCAGATCTTCCCAGCCATGCAGAATCTCCAGAACGCCCTCAATGCCGTGTCACTGGGTGGAAAGATcaagatctccaccgtccattccATGGCCGTCCTCAAGCAGTCCGATCCGCCGTCCACCGGCAGCTTCGATCCCGGTTTTGCAGAcgcgatgaagcagatgctggggTTCTTGCATGATACCGGTTCGCCCTTCGCTATAAACCCGTACCCGTATTTCGCGTATCGGAGCGACCCGAGACCCGAAACCTTGGCTTTCTGCCTTTTCCAACAGAACGCAGGCAGGTTCGACGCTGGGTCCAAGATCACATACATGAACATGTTCGATGCTCAG GTCGACGCCATCCGAGCCGCCTTAAACGCAATGGGCTACAAGGACATGGAGATTGTCGTTGCTGAAAcaggttggccataccaaggcgataGCAATGAGGTTGGAGCTAGCATTGACAATGCAAAAGCATTCAATGGTAATCTAATCCAGCACCTAAGATCGATGGTCGGGACACCGTTGATGCCGGGGAAATCAGTCGACACGTACCTTTTCGCGCTGTATGATGAGAACTTGAAGCCCGGGCCTACATCGGAGCGGTCATTTGGGCTTTTCAAGCCTGATCTCACCATGACATACGATGTCGGCCTTGCCAAGAGCAGTCAG GCGACGCCGACAAATCCAGCACCTTCACAAACACCAACAAATCCTTCACCTTCAACGACACCAACAAATCCATCGCCATCAGGAAAGCCAGCAGGTTGGTGCATGCCAAAGGCTGGCACTTCCGATGCAGAGCTGCAGGCAAATCTAGACTATGCCTGTGGCCAAGGCATCGACTGCAGCGCAATCCAACCGGGCGGGGCTTGCTACATGCCGAACACCGTCGCATCCCATGCTGCCTATGCCATGAATCTCCTCTATCAATCTTCTGGGCGGAACCCTTGGAACTGTGATTTCTCGCAGACAGCTTCACTCACATCCACCAACCCCA GTTATGGAACATGCACCTACCGTGGAAGTTAG